The proteins below come from a single Parageobacillus toebii NBRC 107807 genomic window:
- the flgK gene encoding flagellar hook-associated protein FlgK, translating into MLSTFHGLEAAKRGMMTQQAALYVTGHNVANANTPGYTRQRVNFVTTEPFPAPGLNRPQIPGQMGTGVKAGSIERVREYFLDIQYRGENNKLGYWEARADAIAKMEDIMNEPSDNGLAKTMDQFWQAMQDLSVNPENEGARSVVRQRGLAVVETFHYLSNSLSQIQTDIGTQIGVTVTQINSLAKQISELNKQIASVEPNGYLPNDLYDERDRLIDELSKLINVQVEKHPTGGNAPATAEGTYDIYFLNGNEKVYLVQGRDFQSISFPDGQDVDGDKEHIKEMPPATGVTELQVGGTSVSFTSNNQVTFPMGKLRGLIEAYGYVNGQDSNGQPIVTGIYPDMLNNLDKLAYTFGKLFNAVHEKGYGLNGETGVSFFDGLGQEEKGAAKTIRLSADIDDLANIAASTEYGKPGNGNNAINLANVGSMLLSADTVSLIGTTNTIQISTLNLPLTSGTIQTNYQGWIGKLGVDGQQANRMKNNSDVLRQSVEERRQSVSSVSLDEEMMNMIKFQHAYNAAARQITVVDEMLDKIINGMGIVGR; encoded by the coding sequence ATGCTTTCGACATTTCACGGATTAGAAGCCGCCAAACGCGGCATGATGACCCAGCAAGCCGCACTTTACGTAACAGGGCATAACGTCGCGAATGCGAATACACCTGGATATACAAGACAACGCGTCAATTTTGTGACGACGGAGCCATTTCCCGCTCCTGGTCTGAATCGTCCGCAAATCCCTGGTCAGATGGGGACAGGTGTAAAAGCAGGTTCGATTGAGCGTGTGCGCGAATACTTTTTGGACATTCAATATCGCGGGGAAAACAACAAGCTTGGTTATTGGGAAGCGCGCGCGGATGCGATTGCGAAGATGGAAGACATTATGAACGAACCGTCAGATAACGGATTGGCAAAAACGATGGATCAGTTTTGGCAAGCGATGCAAGACTTAAGCGTCAATCCTGAAAACGAAGGGGCACGGTCTGTTGTACGCCAGCGCGGACTTGCCGTAGTCGAAACGTTCCATTATTTATCCAACTCGTTATCGCAAATTCAAACCGATATCGGGACGCAGATTGGTGTAACGGTCACGCAAATCAACTCGCTTGCCAAACAAATTAGCGAACTGAACAAACAAATTGCGAGCGTCGAACCGAATGGCTATTTGCCGAACGATCTGTATGACGAACGCGACCGTCTTATTGACGAGCTTTCCAAACTGATTAATGTACAAGTCGAAAAACATCCAACCGGTGGCAACGCGCCAGCAACGGCGGAAGGGACATATGATATTTATTTCCTCAACGGAAACGAAAAAGTATATCTCGTCCAAGGCAGGGATTTTCAATCCATTTCATTTCCAGATGGTCAAGATGTGGACGGGGACAAAGAGCACATCAAGGAAATGCCGCCAGCTACGGGAGTCACAGAGTTGCAAGTGGGAGGCACGTCCGTTTCCTTCACCAGCAACAATCAAGTCACATTTCCAATGGGCAAACTGCGCGGACTCATCGAAGCGTACGGCTACGTAAACGGGCAGGATAGCAACGGTCAGCCAATCGTCACGGGCATTTATCCGGATATGTTAAATAACTTAGATAAGCTTGCTTATACATTCGGTAAATTGTTTAATGCAGTTCACGAAAAAGGATATGGGCTCAACGGCGAAACGGGTGTTTCCTTTTTCGATGGGCTTGGTCAAGAAGAAAAAGGAGCGGCAAAAACGATTCGTCTTTCTGCCGATATTGACGACCTTGCGAACATTGCTGCTTCCACGGAATATGGAAAGCCAGGAAACGGAAACAATGCGATTAATCTCGCGAATGTTGGCAGCATGTTGCTTTCTGCGGATACGGTCAGTTTAATTGGGACAACAAACACGATCCAGATCAGCACGCTCAATCTGCCGTTGACTTCTGGCACGATCCAAACGAACTACCAAGGCTGGATTGGGAAACTTGGCGTCGACGGGCAGCAAGCCAACCGGATGAAAAACAATAGCGACGTCCTCCGCCAATCAGTGGAAGAGCGCCGTCAATCGGTCAGCTCCGTATCTCTTGATGAGGAAATGATGAACATGATTAAATTCCAGCACGCCTATAACGCGGCAGCGCGGCAAATTACTGTCGTGGATGAAATGCTCGATAAAATCATCAACGGAATGGGTATCGTCGGAAGGTAG
- the flgL gene encoding flagellar hook-associated protein FlgL, whose product MRVTQNMLANNMLKHLSASYANLGKYQEQLSTGKKINRPSDDPVVAMKGMAYRTNLTEVEQLKRNFSEAYNWIENSDAALDKATQALQRIRELVVQASNDTYEETQRQAISQEIKQLTEQLVTIANTKVGDKYIFNGTNTLQPPVQMVNGSITTSNNAEEVKIELAKGIYIGVNVDPTKVFHYDASQKGKGLFSDLQSLANDLDDPTKTGKDINEYLGYIDQHITNLLGVRAELGARMNRVELMEDRINQQEVIAKKVLSDNEDADMERVITDLKVQESVHRAALAVGARIIQPTLVDFLR is encoded by the coding sequence GTGCGCGTGACACAAAACATGCTGGCAAATAATATGCTAAAACATTTAAGCGCTAGCTATGCGAACTTAGGAAAATATCAAGAACAGCTTTCCACGGGAAAGAAAATTAACCGCCCATCGGACGATCCTGTCGTGGCGATGAAAGGGATGGCGTATCGCACCAACTTAACGGAAGTCGAACAGTTGAAACGCAATTTTTCCGAAGCGTACAACTGGATTGAAAACTCAGACGCGGCGCTCGATAAAGCGACACAAGCGTTGCAGCGCATTCGCGAGCTCGTTGTTCAAGCAAGCAACGACACGTATGAAGAAACGCAGCGCCAAGCGATCTCGCAAGAAATTAAGCAGCTGACCGAACAGTTGGTGACGATCGCCAATACGAAAGTCGGCGACAAATATATTTTTAACGGCACAAACACGTTACAGCCTCCTGTGCAAATGGTGAACGGTTCCATTACAACATCGAACAATGCAGAAGAAGTAAAAATCGAATTAGCGAAAGGCATTTATATTGGTGTCAATGTGGATCCAACGAAAGTGTTCCATTATGACGCTTCGCAAAAAGGGAAAGGATTGTTCAGCGATTTGCAGTCGCTTGCCAACGATTTGGACGATCCGACGAAGACGGGAAAAGATATTAACGAATACCTCGGCTATATTGATCAGCATATTACAAATCTACTAGGTGTCCGCGCCGAGTTAGGGGCGCGCATGAACCGCGTTGAATTAATGGAAGACCGCATTAACCAGCAAGAAGTCATTGCGAAAAAAGTGTTGTCGGATAACGAAGACGCCGACATGGAACGTGTCATTACCGATTTAAAAGTGCAAGAAAGTGTCCATCGCGCCGCACTAGCGGTTGGCGCGCGCATCATCCAGCCGACGTTGGTCGACTTTTTACGATAA